From the genome of Spirosomataceae bacterium TFI 002, one region includes:
- a CDS encoding Acyl carrier protein phosphodiesterase, with translation MNYLAHVFLSGDDPEVLIGNILEDFTKGRIDHPRNDIYSPNIKVGLGLHRLIDHYIDTSSLIKDIKELFYPSFSKYTPAVLDVLFDYFLIKNWETYSDQNFDEFRLITYQKFEDNWEKLPDSMRKLVRSMIEYDWLKEYGTYESLTYVMGRFSIKAKTDYDFRKAVPIMIENEKYINDIFNKFFPLMIFESEKFLKTNLK, from the coding sequence ATGAATTACCTTGCTCATGTTTTCTTATCAGGTGATGATCCTGAAGTTTTGATTGGAAATATTCTTGAAGATTTTACCAAAGGCCGAATTGATCATCCGAGAAATGACATCTACTCTCCTAATATAAAAGTAGGACTAGGGCTACATCGACTCATTGATCATTATATTGATACAAGTTCGCTCATTAAGGACATAAAAGAATTATTTTATCCTAGCTTTTCGAAATACACACCAGCAGTTTTGGATGTATTGTTCGACTACTTTTTGATTAAAAATTGGGAAACATATTCTGATCAGAATTTTGATGAGTTTAGGCTTATTACCTATCAAAAATTCGAAGATAACTGGGAAAAGCTTCCTGACTCCATGAGGAAACTTGTACGATCTATGATTGAATACGACTGGCTCAAAGAATACGGAACATACGAGTCACTCACTTATGTTATGGGCAGGTTTTCTATAAAGGCCAAAACCGATTACGATTTTCGCAAAGCAGTCCCAATTATGATTGAAAACGAAAAATATATCAATGATATCTTTAATAAATTCTTTCCATTGATGATTTTTGAATCTGAA
- a CDS encoding dCMP deaminase produces MTNIKTKPEFDDIFMNLAISLAERSHCVKAQVGAVLTNETRIISIGYNGPPSGTHNCDIDFGEDGCPRDSKGSCSLALHAEQNAILYAAKNGSKVEGATMYVTLSPCIACARVIYSMKIKKVFFLNSYAEYKKIASDEGVEFLRNFGVEVVKYQPKT; encoded by the coding sequence ATGACAAATATAAAAACTAAGCCAGAATTCGACGATATTTTTATGAATCTGGCTATTTCGCTGGCTGAAAGGTCACACTGTGTAAAAGCACAAGTAGGTGCAGTACTTACAAATGAAACTAGAATAATTTCTATTGGATATAATGGTCCTCCTAGCGGAACCCATAACTGTGATATCGATTTTGGAGAAGATGGATGCCCGAGGGATTCTAAGGGTAGTTGTTCATTGGCCTTACATGCCGAGCAAAACGCAATACTCTATGCTGCAAAAAATGGCAGTAAGGTGGAAGGTGCTACAATGTACGTGACGCTGTCTCCATGTATCGCCTGTGCTCGGGTAATTTACTCAATGAAAATTAAGAAAGTTTTCTTCTTAAACTCCTATGCAGAATATAAAAAGATAGCATCTGATGAAGGAGTGGAGTTTCTGCGAAATTTTGGAGTAGAGGTCGTGAAATATCAGCCCAAAACTTGA